One region of Eremothecium gossypii ATCC 10895 chromosome II, complete sequence genomic DNA includes:
- the TAF8 gene encoding Taf8p (Syntenic homolog of Saccharomyces cerevisiae YML114C (TAF8)), translated as MTNGECNGIHNRAGAKEGIQLKKLPDLTEVTKSNPMQKLLAQAVGLHLKTMRSDVGITQLGFENLVQFVELQLDDMLQILHRFANVQRRNEVSLKDVRLFLHGCGVEEESLYEEYVRSQYVRQQHAGAVRSIEEQSASLMGHWHQPMSEEELLSSSHAEFFFKDVDILNLVPPTNNNNHYVPKWLPEFPPDHTYKFTSIYNQPITDERQMKRKLFEESKLSEKALLHMLGTATKKPRADDAQLPQIISDGQQENLLIYGPERRRLAPEPAPTRGFNIEDYARCRVELARRRVEEFEQQKLQVQKNPFIRAAAACSPYATTRLSRKAIEREFGVLLHRSYIGVLHAIPRLRRTKARELAAAYERERARQESMRNNTDLTQQQHGVLDLSALHDDPLLADLDSSDSDDDRQPPSPRKPPDPTESDAPSPPTADTATPAPPSPLANPPVLDAAPEPLSVPPPIEKLGSPDTNAASAS; from the coding sequence ATGACGAATGGAGAATGCAACGGGATTCACAACAGGGCGGGAGCAAAGGAAGGCATCCagctgaagaagctgcCAGACCTGACAGAAGTTACCAAGAGCAACCCTATGCAGAAACTCCTGGCACAAGCGGTTGGACTGCACTTGAAGACAATGCGATCGGATGTGGGGATCACGCAGCTGGGGTTTGAGAACCTGGTGCAGTTTGTGGAATTACAGCTGGATGACATGCTGCAGATCCTGCACCGATTCGCGAACGTGCAGCGGCGCAACGAGGTCTCGCTGAAGGATGTGCGTTTATTTCTGCATGGGTGCGgcgtggaggaggagagCCTGTACGAGGAGTACGTGCGCTCGCAATATGTGCGGCAACAGCATGCGGGCGCTGTGCGTAGCATTGAGGAGCAGAGCGCATCGTTGATGGGTCACTGGCACCAGCCGATGAGTGAAGAGGAGCTGCTGTCCAGCTCGCACGCCGAGTTCTTCTTTAAGGACGTGGACATACTAAATCTCGTCCCGCCCACAAACAACAACAACCACTATGTGCCCAAATGGCTGCCGGAATTCCCGCCGGACCACACGTACAAGTTCACGTCGATCTACAACCAGCCCATCACAGATGAGCGCCAGATGAAGCGCAAGCTGTTTGAGGAAAGCAAACTCTCAGAAAAGGCGCTACTCCATATGCTCGGCACCGCCACCAAGAAgccgcgggcagacgacGCCCAGCTCCCGCAAATCATAAGCGATGGCCAACAGGAAAATCTGCTCATATATGGCCCCGAGCGTCGCCGCCTGGCGCCGGAGCCAGCACCCACGCGTGGCTTCAACATCGAGGACTATGCGCGCTGCCGCGTCGAGCTCGCGCGACGCCGCGTCGAAGAGTTCGAACAACAGAAGCTGCAGGTCCAGAAAAACCCCTTCATccgcgcagccgcggcgTGCTCGCCGTACGCAACAACTCGCCTCTCGCGCAAGGCCATCGAGCGCGAGTTCGGTGTGCTCCTGCACCGCAGTTACATCGGCGTTCTGCATGCCATCCCCCGCCTGCGCCGCACCAAGGCCCGCGAACTGGCTGCCGCCTacgagcgcgagcgcgcCCGGCAAGAATCCATGCGCAATAACACCGACCTGacacagcagcagcatgGCGTGCTGGATCTTAGCGCTCTGCACGACGATCCCTTGCTGGCTGATCTCGATTCCAGCGATTCCGATGACGACCGTCAACCGCCATCGCCGCGCAAACCACCGGACCCCACCGAGTCCGATGCGCCATCTCCCCCAACCGCTGACACAGCCACTCCTGCTCCTCCCAGCCCCCTCGCTAATCCACCAGTCCTCGATGCCGCCCCGGAGCCGCTATCTGTTCCGCCTCCCATCGAGAAGCTGGGCTCGCCCGACACAAACGCAGCATCTGCTAGCTAG
- the FCP1 gene encoding protein serine/threonine phosphatase (Syntenic homolog of Saccharomyces cerevisiae YMR277W (FCP1)), which produces MSTPIRLPDSLPYPITIAQLGVSTGDTVEKGQRLLAYKYWDLVDVITAPGEEEAGKARKQRVDLVGTFDSPVAGTVVSLDVRVGDEFVNSQRPVVEIRQACPHDVTYGGLCVQCGQAVEDEAGAADGVEQAKLTVSHTNTHIRVSERQAASLGQSAQLKLREARKLVLVVDLDQTVIHCGVDPTIGEWSKDPNNPNYEALKDVQSFSLDEEPVLPPFYMGPKPPTRKCWYYVKLRPGLKEFFAKIAPHFELHIYTMATRAYALEIAKIIDPDGKLFGDRILSRDENGSLTQKSLERLFPMDQSMVVVIDDRGDVWNWCENLIKVVPYDFFVGIGDINSNFLPIQQNSMLHLGRRNRKKPKQEEELLTDILDTEKKLKEKINEEVKRQEDQMHRLTDEKLPDTRDIAKKLEHNASLEVQQQNRPLAELQKHMRNERLLFDDDDELPHLGNILLKVHSAYYDQLQRYNSGEDPIPDIKILMPKLKETVFEGCRFVFSGLIPLHTNIERADIVLWTNMFGASTTANLDYNTTHLITRTPGTMKARLAKSFNPAIKIVHPDWIFECLVGWERVEESPYELIVEEPVGEEYLENFKRDLAEAQKKVDPPAQDSRSSLLLLDGNGSWLDYDDDEMDEFLNEESDNEEDTEQMATASKAPRPNGFPSGGERPAAVQSQDKPELPEKESNGKRPYQPDDAVSASKVKLQRTDAFSEEAEEEDEDDLEAELLLELGQ; this is translated from the coding sequence ATGTCTACGCCGATCAGATTGCCGGATAGCTTACCGTATCCCATTACGATAGCACAACTTGGCGTGTCTACGGGCGACACGGTGGAGAAGGGACAGCGCCTGCTTGCATATAAGTACTGGGACTTGGTTGATGTCATTACAGCGCCGGGAGAAGAAGAGGCAGGCAAGGCGCGCAAGCAGCGGGTCGACCTGGTGGGGACTTTCGACTCGCCGGTGGCTGGGACAGTGGTATCGCTGGACGTGCGTGTGGGCGATGAATTTGTGAACAGCCAGCGGCCCGTGGTGGAGATCCGCCAGGCGTGCCCGCACGACGTGACCTACGGCGGGCTGTGTGTGCAGTGCGGCCAGGCGGTGGAGGACGAGGCGGGGGCAGCCGATGGAGTGGAGCAGGCGAAGCTGACGGTGTCGCACACGAACACGCACATCCGGGTGTCCGAACGGCAGGCTGCGAGTCTGGGTCAGAGCGCGCAGCTCAAGCTGCGCGAAGCGCGCAAGCTAGTGCTGGTGGTAGATCTTGACCAGACGGTGATCCACTGCGGTGTTGACCCCACCATTGGCGAGTGGTCAAAGGACCCAAACAACCCGAACTACGAGGCGCTTAAGGATGTGCAGTCTTTCTCTCTCGATGAGGAGCCTGTGCTGCCGCCGTTCTATATGGGGCCAAAGCCACCCACGCGCAAGTGTTGGTACTACGTGAAATTACGGCCAGGCCTGAAGGAATTCTTTGCGAAGATCGCGCCGCATTTCGAGCTGCATATATACACCATGGCTACTCGAGCCTATGCGCTAGAGATTGCCAAGATAATTGACCCGGATGGGAAGCTCTTTGGCGATAGAATTTTGTCACGCGATGAAAACGGTTCGCTGACGCAAAAATCACTCGAGCGTCTGTTCCCGATGGACCAGTCGATGGTCGTAGTCATTGACGATAGAGGTGATGTCTGGAACTGGTGCGAGAATCTCATTAAGGTTGTGCCGTACGATTTCTTCGTAGGGATCGGCGATATCAATTCTAATTTCTTGCCCATCCAGCAAAACTCGATGCTGCATCTTGGCAGGAGGAACAGGAAGAAACCGAAACAGGAAGAGGAACTGCTAACAGACATTCTTGACACGGAAAAGAAGTTAAAGGAGAAGATTAATGAAGAGGTCAAAAGGCAGGAAGATCAAATGCATAGGCTCACCGACGAGAAACTGCCAGATACCCGGGATATTGCAAAGAAATTGGAACACAATGCATCTCTAGAAGTACAGCAACAAAATAGACCATTAGCTGAGCTGCAGAAACATATGCGTAACGAGCGCTTATTATTTGACGATGACGATGAACTACCCCACCTGGGTAATATCTTACTGAAAGTCCATAGTGCATATTACGATCAACTTCAAAGATACAACTCTGGCGAAGACCCGATTCCAGACATCAAGATACTGATGCCGAAGTTGAAGGAAACAGTGTTCGAGGGCTGCAGATTTGTCTTCTCGGGCTTGATTCCGCTTCATACAAATATTGAGCGAGCAGATATCGTTCTGTGGACTAACATGTTTGGTGCAAGCACCACGGCTAACCTAGACTACAATACAACACACCTGATAACGCGGACACCTGGGACCATGAAGGCTAGACTAGCAAAAAGTTTCAACCCTGCTATCAAGATTGTCCACCCTGACTGGATATTCGAGTGTCTGGTAGGATGGGAAAGAGTCGAGGAGAGCCCCTACGAATTGATAGTGGAAGAACCAGTCGGTGAAGAGTACCTCGAGAACTTCAAGAGAGACCTGGCTGAAGCGCAGAAAAAAGTCGACCCTCCTGCTCAGGACTCTCGCAGCTCACTCCTATTGTTAGACGGCAATGGATCCTGGTTGGACTATGACGATGACGAAATGGACGAATTCCTGAACGAAGAAAGTGATAATGAAGAGGATACAGAGCAAATGGCCACCGCTTCGAAAGCGCCTCGGCCGAACGGTTTCCCCTCGGGCGGCGAACGCCCCGCAGCCGTCCAGAGCCAGGACAAACCAGAATTACCGGAAAAAGAATCCAACGGAAAACGGCCTTACCAGCCCGATGATGCTGTCAGCGCTTCAAAAGTCAAGCTTCAACGCACTGATGCATTTTCGGAGGAGGcagaggaagaggatgaAGATGACCTTGAAGCAGAGCTTCTGCTCGAGTTGGGACAATAA